One genomic segment of Ostrinia nubilalis chromosome 20, ilOstNubi1.1, whole genome shotgun sequence includes these proteins:
- the LOC135081622 gene encoding uncharacterized protein LOC135081622, protein MHLPLVILLILSAQPPVTCDYVTTIVSSSGLYFDKLLDVKFINSYWKVVTYLDIGHINPNLDKVEVLFEKITAYCNSFASSKINSECTNSLTALRNQHLDNVNKFSSVSYLLSDDEPKGRVKRGLIDFGGSLLKTFFGTLDTEDAVKFSQAINDVQSDEKKLAYLMKDNIHVIKSTISSFNNSISKVNENEKHLMKNMEVIHNILENVSNSNDKLEIKSQINSLLTSLESIILTLSFDIDDVNNAILFAKLNVLHPTVLNPYQLYSELDKHRNSLPKHSELPVSLTLQNIHELIDISKLICFYHLNKIIIIVNIPLVLPQVYNLHNVIPLPAPYDISKPDTFVLIAPNTPYIAITGDHMFYSQIRDLSECKMISEKCYVCELVNVYSTIANPTCETILLTEIVNRLPDNCNVKLLHGSVDVFHKLTNNRWLFVQSEPGKCHISCDSQSDDPNVILFGTGILTIPKNCKAFYKTLQFIPTGETVIKNISNTISNFNIILDDCCEKAKHNRTLNKLPFSKLENVNNLDSLLHASLHLDSLEQDLNKLDNPSHLERYGIHYISVSYFISGIFLIYIIYRNRRLFCKSNRNQRCCIQIFNQCNNKKSVKTTQSIRDVEDSSGSDEHEPRSTPSPMRRNIIIAQPALHAHVRE, encoded by the exons ATGCACCTTCCGCTCGTGATCCTGCTGATTCT GTCAGCACAACCGCCGGTCACATGCGATTACGTCACCACGATCGTATCAAGCTCAGGGCTGTACTTCGATAAACTGTTAGATGTCAAGTTCATCAATAGTTATTGGAAAGTAGTTACTTATCTCGATATAGGGCACATAAATCCTAACCTTGACAAAGTAGAAGTTTTATTTGAGAAAATCACTGCATACTGTAATTCTTTTGCATCATCTAAGATTAACTCTGAATGTACTAACTCGCTCACTGCACTTCGAAATCAACATCTTGACAATGTGAATAAATTCTCATCTGTATCCTATTTACTCTCAGATGATGAACCCAAAGGGCGTGTAAAAAGAGGTCTCATTGATTTCGGCGGATCACTTCTCAAAACATTTTTTGGCACATTAGACACCGAAGATGCAGTTAAATTCTCTCAGGCAATCAACGATGTACAGTCAGACGAAAAAAAATTAGCTTACCTCATGAAAGATAATATTCATGTTATAAAATCAACTATTTCCTCTTTTAACAACTCAATATCGAAAGTAAACGAAAACGAAAAACATCTTATGAAAAACATGGAGGTCATTCACAACATCTTAGAAAACGTCTCAAACAGCAATGATAAACTAGAGATTAAATCTCAGATAAATTCACTGTTAACTTCACTCGAGTCTATAATTTTAACATTATCTTTTGACATTGACGATGTTAACAACGCTATTTTATTTGCCAAGTTAAATGTCCTGCATCCAACTGTACTCAATCCTTATCAATTGTATAGCGAATTAGATAAACATAGGAACAGCCTCCCAAAGCATTCTGAGCTCCCAGTGTCCTTGACCCTACAGAACATTCACGAACTTATTGATATTTCTAAATTGATTTGTTTTTATCACTTAAATAAGATTATAATCATAGTAAATATTCCTCTAGTTTTACCACAAGTATACAACCTTCATAATGTTATCCCATTACCAGCACCATATGATATCTCGAAACCCGATACATTCGTACTCATCGCTCCAAACACGCCGTATATTGCGATAACAGGTGATCATATGTTTTACTCTCAAATCAGAGACTTAAGTGAGTGCAAAATGATTAGTGAAAAGTGCTATGTGTGTGAATTAGTGAACGTGTATTCTACAATTGCAAACCCGACCTGTGAGACAATTTTGCTCACAGAGATTGTTAACAGGCTACCCGATAATTGTAATGTTAAGTTGCTACATGGGTCCGTGGACGTGTTTCATAAGCTAACAAACAACCGCTGGCTATTCGTGCAATCAGAACCTGGCAAATGCCATATCAGTTGTGACAGTCAATCCGACGATCCTAACGTAATTTTATTTGGTACTGGTATTTTAACTATCCCTAAAAACTGTAAAGCTTTTTATAAAACTCTACAATTCATCCCCACAGGTGAAACAGTTATTAAGAACATCTCAAACACGATTTccaattttaatatcattttagATGACTGTTGCGAAAAAGCAAAACATAACagaacattaaataaattgcCGTTTTCCAAATTAGAGAATGTGAACAACTTAGATTCGCTACTACACGCCAGTTTACACCTAGACTCGTTAGAGCAAGACCTCAACAAATTAGATAATCCTTCACATCTCGAACGTTATGGTATACATTACATTTCAGTCAGCTATTTTATCAGTggtattttcttaatttatattatatacAGAAACAGACGGCTCTTTTGTAAAAGTAATAGAAATCAACGTTGTTGCATTCAAATCTTTAACCAGTGTAACAATAAAAAGTCTGTAAAAACCACACAGAGCATTCGGGATGTGGAAGATTCGTCCGGCTCTGACGAGCACGAACCTAGATCAACTCCATCTCCGATGAGGAGGAATATCATAATAGCTCAGCCAGCACTTCACGCCCATGTTAGAGAATAa
- the LOC135081628 gene encoding uncharacterized protein LOC135081628, whose amino-acid sequence MSDSEFESTFGGSSTSIIANPRKHTKKRKTAPTSSRSDSECETVQPAALKKKPVASRPRAPTKSSTDLFGLLSDEDESVAIENSQRLKVGRQQLDSSLTSKVANGVVRRTVPLEGAYYVEVRVYNTRDALKTPPADRYKKTLHTLKVQLNTETSQWRDLQKFMKTTKKLFEDREPIFYNNKINFKS is encoded by the exons AT GTCTGACTCAGAGTTTGAATCCACATTCGGTGGGAGTTCCACCTCCATCATCGCTAACCCTCGTAAACATACGAAGAAGAGGAAGACTGCGCCAACTTCATCAAG ATCAGACTCTGAGTGTGAAACTGTGCAGCCAGCAGCGCTGAAAAAGAAACCTGTAGCTTCTAGACCTCG aGCTCCAACGAAGAGTTCTACGGATCTGTTCGGGCTACTATCCGACGAAGACGAAAGTGTCGCCATCGAAAACTCTCAACGACTAAAAGTCGGTCGTCAGCAGCTGGACAGCAGCCTGACCTCGAAGGTGGCCAACGGTGTCGTGCGGCGAACGGTTCCGCTCGAGGGCGCTTATTACGTGGAGGTGCGTGTTTACAACACCAGGGACGCGCTCAAGACGCCGCCCGCGGATCGCTACAAGAAGACGCTGCACACGCTGAAGGTTCAGCTTAACACCGAAACATCGCAGTGGCGGGATCTTCAAAAATTTATGAAGACCACGAAGAAATTGTTTGAAGACCGCGAgccaatattttataataataaaataaactttaaatctTAG